The following are encoded in a window of Maylandia zebra isolate NMK-2024a linkage group LG5, Mzebra_GT3a, whole genome shotgun sequence genomic DNA:
- the LOC101477812 gene encoding cytokine-like protein 1 → MKLGLAALLCLSSLVWLSECTPPTCYSRALDLSKEIMMLLDKIHTSHRTKTCAEILPAIFLDVHNSCITTKLRDFLYVVLNHPNQYCREKPRMVLLKRKIQNLYSIITRICYRDLVFFTDDCQAIDTGNTSPYYAEDRLQLLQEDR, encoded by the exons ATGAAGCTGGGACTCGCAGCTCTCCTGTGCCTCTCCAGCCTCGTGTGGCTGTCGGAGTGCACACCTCCGACCTGCTACTCCAGAGCTCTCGACCTGAGCAAAGAAATCATGATGCTGCTGGATAAAATACACACTTCTCATCGCACG AAAACATGTGCTGAGATTCTGCCTGCCATCTTCCTGGACGTGCAT AACTCCTGCATCACTACCAAGCTCCGTGACTTTCTTTACGTGGTGTTGAACCATCCCAACCAGTACTGCAGAGAGAAACCCAGAATGGTTCTGCTGAAGCGCAAAATCCAGAACCTTTACAGCATCATCACCAGAATCTGTTATCGG GACTTGGTGTTTTTCACAGACGACTGCCAGGCTATTGATACTGGAAACACCAGTCCTTACTATGCAGAGGACAGGCTTCAGCTGCTCCAAGAGGACAGATga
- the LOC101477337 gene encoding limbin isoform X1, with product MLRVHFTVERVAICIYFLNIEVSCFAPAFLYSRCGPDVTRRTGVLEDTTGNQSCYNGTALSTSWHTTSSFPVKHRILASMDSIQHDPGRQSADPLLRKDGTVEIGEAKAFFGRGPLASSAPAGPWGHSFYSSFSYVSNGLHLRNSRSTLTRYNLGHSLPQVQSVVPPAAFGVKFHKCAQVKLDTDPPQLTFFLLVRNVGPVGGTNLSQVAIRDSISGLVPLKSEGRVVERGYQTFAIESLLAGSQVVLNYTAHVRSQKSEVLDLPAFLTFSNASQNDVSMFGPLRANLTLRMNSTDRIYPNHGVHFAGFVAGFFVTMVLLLLGFLAINVIGLRTRLNLLQKRRNRSDSDPEFADSNLSETVKDEATFEDKIVDTMVLEDPQNMYRALENLEMSSLLHATNNLEAIRIQIYKGVMSSLLARLQFQGQASAQAQERLLSVLHGQLLGMEGRLKEERGARMVALAGQCNLETREEMETEHCREAAEKAQAELLCQHADQQELLQCSVLLEKLHKLSQSQLQRILLVRHEEASAKLQRQIIEWRRVELHKIFSEELEEATRMGELEKSTAKNLQHEYFTCQDQLEEVLDVVLANLRYVLAERSAQRKFLVHSLHSLNSLISDTFSSTSSNLDSWFTYIRGGSKLPAVQVDHLQEKAQKELVMLRQRLDEALKQERRAMHCGLIKKRRELISDMVTVHKQRQKDLSNMCKGLEGGIEVGQHLHCWQNLLTAHSLELAELINNLDEEAAADIRKITMRVIQGAIADIKAIQPSAAQAVLALLPPGEQDFPLQMEPGQGSGQGASALLVGQERLHQEGKAALRILSSTREALKEDMEKELQEQKALRTRCKDFFRCLCLSQLTLSEDDRLKMKLEFQKCLSVIDRCLVMPHAVARTKLLCALAAWRKESEKQMMNPQSKGKTSEARQKADTSDLQLFQKKLKDRIQLYEREKEMESSIMSKVLEEMKHEREDDLHSQADSLAVQMAIVHYQKAERRAKVLETCRAMLTLHSLLVQQLKERKHLERQDMAQSIQSHCLGLEEAEQQLQEERTTLDSLQMSQPTIKSSKTHQDDSGVGDENCEQETVFQLQTDCRMGAILQDALYKREKVTSLMAERFHLMTAKSQSMEDLKEQMELKRLYANCDQDLDFASQLVKRCHVSTEVLLEALRLLLPTLPESELLSISDALCPKQHPPSGSAEQEHPGCAEELNRVLPVKLREDVVHKNMLNIPSCALDKEGLQEKRQSLMEKLLPRSGLVLQGDTAPLLTKEKGKKNSCSKAQQPLYKSGLPVKEQQSDSGREEVVDTVKEAEEHTPSASACCAPGSPATGEKLFVFRDPPESCNSVDVPNRKRKRNFLNLKKGSVAPTNLP from the exons ATGCTTCGGGTACACTTTACCGTGGAGAGGGTCGCAATATGTATATATTTCTTAAATATCGAAGTATCGTGTTTTGCTCCAGCCTTTTTATATTCACGTTGCGGTCCCGATGTAACAAGGCGCACCGGTGTTTTGGAGGACACAACTGGAAACCAGTCTTGTTATAACGGCACTGCCCTGAGTACATCATGGCACACAACATCTTCTTTCCCTGTGAAACATAGG ATCCTTGCCAGTATGGATTCAATACAACATGACCCAGGCAGACAATCAGCAGACCCATTACTTAGAAAGGATG GTACAGTGGAAATTGGTGAGGCTAAAGCCTTTTTCGGGAGGGGACCTCTCGCATCTTCAGCTCCTGCTGGTCCGTGGGGACACTCTTTTTACTCTTCATTTTCCTATGTATCAAATGGCTTGCACCTCAGGAACAGCAGAAGCACCCTCACCCGATATAACCTGGGCCACTCGCTGCCTCAG GTTCAGAGTGTAGTGCCTCCAGCTGCATTTGGAGTAAAATTTCACAAGTGTGCACAG GTGAAGCTTGACACTGATCCCCCTCAGTTGACGTTCTTTCTGCTGGTTCGCAACGTGGGCCCTGTGGGTGGCACCAACCTATCTCAGGTGGCTATCCGGGACTCGATTTCAGGATTAGTACCTCTAAAATCTGAAGGCAGGGTTGTGGAAAGAGGCTACCAGACATTTGCCATTGAGTCGTTGTTGG CTGGATCTCAAGTTGTTCTCAATTATACTGCTCACGTAAGGAGTCAAAAGAGCGAAGTCCTTGACCTTCCAGCTTTTCTCACCTTCTCTAATGCCTCACAG AATGATGTCAGCATGTTTGGCCCATTAAGGGCTAATCTAACGCTGAGGATGAATTCCACAGACAGG ATCTATCCTAACCACGGTGTTCATTTTGCTGGATTTGTTGCTGGGTTCTTTGTCAccatggtgctgctgctgctggggttTCTGGCCATAAACGTGATAGGACTCAGAACTAGACTGAATCTTCTTCAAAAAAGG AGAAACAGAAGTGATTCAGACCCTGAGTTTGCAGACTCCAACTTGAGTGAGACAGTCAAGGATGAGGCAACATTTGAAGACAAGATTGTGGACACCATGGTTCTGGAGGATCCACAGAACATGTACAGGGCTTTGGAAAA TCTTGAAATGTCTTCACTGCTACATGCCACCAATAACCTGGAAGCCATCCGGATTCAGATTTACAAGGGCGTGATGTCCTCCTTGCTTGCCAGACTTCAATTTCAGGGCCAGGCCAGTGCTCAAGCCCAGGAGAGGCTGCTTAGTGTGCTTCACGGGCAGCTGCTAGGCATGGAGGGACGGCTCAAGGAGGAGCGAGGGGCTCGCATGGTTGCCTTGGCTGGTCAGTGTAACCTGGAGACTCGGGAAGAAATGGAAACAGAGCACTGCAGAGAGGCTGCTGAGAAGGCCCAGGCTGAGCTTCTGTGTCAACATGCAGATCAACAG GAACTTCTTCAGTGTAGTGTCCTCCTGGAGAAGCTGCACAAGTTGAGCCAGAGTCAGCTTCAACGCATCTTATTGGTTCGTCATGAAGAGGCCTCAGCGAAGCTCCAGAGGCAGATCATTGAGTGGCGACGGGTGGAGCTGCACAAGATTTTCTCAGAGGAACTGGAGGAGGCCACCAGGATGGGAGAGTTGGAGAAGAGCACAGCCAAGAATCTTCAGCACGAATACTTTACTTGTCAG GATCAGCTAGAGGAGGTGCTGGATGTAGTCCTTGCCAATCTGCGCTATGTGCTAGCTGAACGCAGCGCACAGAGGAAGTTTCTGGTGCACAGCCTCCACAGCCTTAACAGCCTGATTTCTGACACTTTCTCCAGCACCTCCAGCAACTTGGACAGCTGGTTCACTTACATCAGGGG AGGGAGCAAACTGCCTGCAGTGCAGGTCGACCACCTACAGGAGAAGGCTCAGAAAGAGCTGGTGATGCTGAGACAGAGACTGGATGAGGCACTGAAGCAGGAGAGGAGAGCCATGCATTGTGGACTGATTAAGAAGAGGAGGGAGCTCATATCTGACATG GTGACGGTCCACAAACAGAGACAGAAGGACCTGTCGAACATGTGCAAGGGTCTGGAGGGAGGGATAGAGGTAGGACAGCATCTGCACTGTTGGCAGAATTTACTGACAGCTCACAGCTTGGAGCTAGCAGAGCTTATCAACAACCTGGATGAGGAAGCTGCTGCAGACATCCGCAAG ATCACCATGCGTGTGATCCAGGGTGCCATAGCAGACATCAAAGCCATCCAGCCTTCTGCAGCTCAGGCTGTATTAGCCCTCTTGCCTCCAGGAGAGCAAGACTTTCCACTGCAGATGGAACCAGGGCAAGGATCAGGACAGGGAGCGAGTGCTCTCCTGGTGGGTCAGGAAAGACTGCACCAGGAAGGCAAGGCAGCCTTGCGTATCCTCAGCTCCACCAGGGAGGCTCTGAAGGAAGACATGGAGAAAGAGCTACAGGAGCAGAAGGCACTTAGGACACGCTGCAAAGATTTCTTCAG gtgtttgtgtttgtcccaGCTAACTCTGTCTGAAGATGACAGGCTAAAGATGAAACTGGAGTTTCAGAAATGTCTTTCTGTGATAGATCGCTGTCTGGTGATGCCACACGCTGTCGCCAGAACTAAACTTCTGTGTGCTCTGGCAGCTTGGAGGAAGGAGAGCGAGAAACAGATG atgaatcCACAATCCAAGGGGAAAACCAGTGAGGCCAGACAGAAAGCAGACACATCCGACCTGCAACTTTTCCAGAAAAAGCTTAAGGATAGGATTCAACTATATGAGAGGGAGAAGGAGATGGAGAGCAGTATAATGAGCAAG GTGTTGGAGGAGATGAAGCATGAGAGAGAAGATGATCTGCACTCTCAGGCAGACAGCCTGGCTGTGCAAATGGCTATCGTCCATTACCAGAAGGCTGAGAGGCGAGCCAAAGTTTTGGAGACCTGCAGAGCAATGCTGACTCTCCATAGCCTGCTTGTTCAACAGCTCAAAGAAAGGAAGCATTTGGAGAGACAAGACATGGCTCAGAGTATACAAAGCCACTGCTTG GGCCTAGAGGAAGCAGAGCAACAGCTTCAGGAGGAAAGAACAACGTTGGACAGCCTGCAAATGTCTCAGCCCACTATAAAGTCAAGTAAAACACATCAGGACGACTCTGGTGTGGGAGATGAGAACTGTGAGCAAGAAACCGTGTTTCAGTTGCAGACAGATTGCAGGATGGGGGCCATCCTTCAGGATGCACTTTATAAGCGTGAGAAGGTTACTTCACTGATGGCTGAGAG GTTTCACTTAATGACTGCCAAGAGTCAAAGCATGGAAGATTTAAAAGAACAAATGGAGCTCAAGAGACTGTATGCAAACTGTGACCAG GATCTGGACTTTGCATCTCAGCTGGTCAAGCGGTGTCATGTGTCTACCGAGGTTCTCCTGGAGGCCCTACGTCTCCTTCTCCCAACCCTGCCTGAAAGTGAACTCCTTTCAATCAGTGATGCCCTGTGCCCCAAGCAGCACCCTCCCTCAGGGTCTGCAGAACAGGAACACCCAGG GTGTGCTGAGGAGCTGAACAGAGTTCTTCCTGTGAAACTGAGAGAAGATGTGGTGCATAAAAATATGCTGAATATTCCAAGTTGTGCTTTGGATAAAGAGGG ACTCCAGGAAAAGAGGCAAAGTCTGATGGAAAAACTGCTCCCCAGGTCCGGTCTTGTGCTTCAAGGGGATACTGCACCGCTGCTGACTAAGGAGAAGGGAAAGAAGAACAGCTGTAGCAAAGCACAGCAGCCACTTTATAAATCTGGGCTGCCTGTTAAAGAGCAGCAGAGCGACAGTGGAAGAGAAGAAGTTGTGGACACGGTAAAGGAAGCAGAGGAACACACGCCTTCAGCCTCTGCTTGCTGTGCGCCGGGGAGCCCAGCAACCGGGGAAAAGCTGTTTGTTTTCCGGGATCCACCTGAATCATGTAACAGTGTAGATGTCCCAAATAGAAAAAGGAAGAGGAATTTCCTCAATCTGAAGAAAGGTTCAGTGGCCCCAACAAACCTACCTTGA
- the LOC101477337 gene encoding limbin isoform X2 gives MLRVHFTVERVAICIYFLNIEVSCFAPAFLYSRCGPDVTRRTGVLEDTTGNQSCYNGTALSTSWHTTSSFPVKHRILASMDSIQHDPGRQSADPLLRKDGTVEIGEAKAFFGRGPLASSAPAGPWGHSFYSSFSYVSNGLHLRNSRSTLTRYNLGHSLPQVQSVVPPAAFGVKFHKCAQVKLDTDPPQLTFFLLVRNVGPVGGTNLSQVAIRDSISGLVPLKSEGRVVERGYQTFAIESLLAGSQVVLNYTAHVRSQKSEVLDLPAFLTFSNASQNDVSMFGPLRANLTLRMNSTDRRNRSDSDPEFADSNLSETVKDEATFEDKIVDTMVLEDPQNMYRALENLEMSSLLHATNNLEAIRIQIYKGVMSSLLARLQFQGQASAQAQERLLSVLHGQLLGMEGRLKEERGARMVALAGQCNLETREEMETEHCREAAEKAQAELLCQHADQQELLQCSVLLEKLHKLSQSQLQRILLVRHEEASAKLQRQIIEWRRVELHKIFSEELEEATRMGELEKSTAKNLQHEYFTCQDQLEEVLDVVLANLRYVLAERSAQRKFLVHSLHSLNSLISDTFSSTSSNLDSWFTYIRGGSKLPAVQVDHLQEKAQKELVMLRQRLDEALKQERRAMHCGLIKKRRELISDMVTVHKQRQKDLSNMCKGLEGGIEVGQHLHCWQNLLTAHSLELAELINNLDEEAAADIRKITMRVIQGAIADIKAIQPSAAQAVLALLPPGEQDFPLQMEPGQGSGQGASALLVGQERLHQEGKAALRILSSTREALKEDMEKELQEQKALRTRCKDFFRCLCLSQLTLSEDDRLKMKLEFQKCLSVIDRCLVMPHAVARTKLLCALAAWRKESEKQMMNPQSKGKTSEARQKADTSDLQLFQKKLKDRIQLYEREKEMESSIMSKVLEEMKHEREDDLHSQADSLAVQMAIVHYQKAERRAKVLETCRAMLTLHSLLVQQLKERKHLERQDMAQSIQSHCLGLEEAEQQLQEERTTLDSLQMSQPTIKSSKTHQDDSGVGDENCEQETVFQLQTDCRMGAILQDALYKREKVTSLMAERFHLMTAKSQSMEDLKEQMELKRLYANCDQDLDFASQLVKRCHVSTEVLLEALRLLLPTLPESELLSISDALCPKQHPPSGSAEQEHPGCAEELNRVLPVKLREDVVHKNMLNIPSCALDKEGLQEKRQSLMEKLLPRSGLVLQGDTAPLLTKEKGKKNSCSKAQQPLYKSGLPVKEQQSDSGREEVVDTVKEAEEHTPSASACCAPGSPATGEKLFVFRDPPESCNSVDVPNRKRKRNFLNLKKGSVAPTNLP, from the exons ATGCTTCGGGTACACTTTACCGTGGAGAGGGTCGCAATATGTATATATTTCTTAAATATCGAAGTATCGTGTTTTGCTCCAGCCTTTTTATATTCACGTTGCGGTCCCGATGTAACAAGGCGCACCGGTGTTTTGGAGGACACAACTGGAAACCAGTCTTGTTATAACGGCACTGCCCTGAGTACATCATGGCACACAACATCTTCTTTCCCTGTGAAACATAGG ATCCTTGCCAGTATGGATTCAATACAACATGACCCAGGCAGACAATCAGCAGACCCATTACTTAGAAAGGATG GTACAGTGGAAATTGGTGAGGCTAAAGCCTTTTTCGGGAGGGGACCTCTCGCATCTTCAGCTCCTGCTGGTCCGTGGGGACACTCTTTTTACTCTTCATTTTCCTATGTATCAAATGGCTTGCACCTCAGGAACAGCAGAAGCACCCTCACCCGATATAACCTGGGCCACTCGCTGCCTCAG GTTCAGAGTGTAGTGCCTCCAGCTGCATTTGGAGTAAAATTTCACAAGTGTGCACAG GTGAAGCTTGACACTGATCCCCCTCAGTTGACGTTCTTTCTGCTGGTTCGCAACGTGGGCCCTGTGGGTGGCACCAACCTATCTCAGGTGGCTATCCGGGACTCGATTTCAGGATTAGTACCTCTAAAATCTGAAGGCAGGGTTGTGGAAAGAGGCTACCAGACATTTGCCATTGAGTCGTTGTTGG CTGGATCTCAAGTTGTTCTCAATTATACTGCTCACGTAAGGAGTCAAAAGAGCGAAGTCCTTGACCTTCCAGCTTTTCTCACCTTCTCTAATGCCTCACAG AATGATGTCAGCATGTTTGGCCCATTAAGGGCTAATCTAACGCTGAGGATGAATTCCACAGACAGG AGAAACAGAAGTGATTCAGACCCTGAGTTTGCAGACTCCAACTTGAGTGAGACAGTCAAGGATGAGGCAACATTTGAAGACAAGATTGTGGACACCATGGTTCTGGAGGATCCACAGAACATGTACAGGGCTTTGGAAAA TCTTGAAATGTCTTCACTGCTACATGCCACCAATAACCTGGAAGCCATCCGGATTCAGATTTACAAGGGCGTGATGTCCTCCTTGCTTGCCAGACTTCAATTTCAGGGCCAGGCCAGTGCTCAAGCCCAGGAGAGGCTGCTTAGTGTGCTTCACGGGCAGCTGCTAGGCATGGAGGGACGGCTCAAGGAGGAGCGAGGGGCTCGCATGGTTGCCTTGGCTGGTCAGTGTAACCTGGAGACTCGGGAAGAAATGGAAACAGAGCACTGCAGAGAGGCTGCTGAGAAGGCCCAGGCTGAGCTTCTGTGTCAACATGCAGATCAACAG GAACTTCTTCAGTGTAGTGTCCTCCTGGAGAAGCTGCACAAGTTGAGCCAGAGTCAGCTTCAACGCATCTTATTGGTTCGTCATGAAGAGGCCTCAGCGAAGCTCCAGAGGCAGATCATTGAGTGGCGACGGGTGGAGCTGCACAAGATTTTCTCAGAGGAACTGGAGGAGGCCACCAGGATGGGAGAGTTGGAGAAGAGCACAGCCAAGAATCTTCAGCACGAATACTTTACTTGTCAG GATCAGCTAGAGGAGGTGCTGGATGTAGTCCTTGCCAATCTGCGCTATGTGCTAGCTGAACGCAGCGCACAGAGGAAGTTTCTGGTGCACAGCCTCCACAGCCTTAACAGCCTGATTTCTGACACTTTCTCCAGCACCTCCAGCAACTTGGACAGCTGGTTCACTTACATCAGGGG AGGGAGCAAACTGCCTGCAGTGCAGGTCGACCACCTACAGGAGAAGGCTCAGAAAGAGCTGGTGATGCTGAGACAGAGACTGGATGAGGCACTGAAGCAGGAGAGGAGAGCCATGCATTGTGGACTGATTAAGAAGAGGAGGGAGCTCATATCTGACATG GTGACGGTCCACAAACAGAGACAGAAGGACCTGTCGAACATGTGCAAGGGTCTGGAGGGAGGGATAGAGGTAGGACAGCATCTGCACTGTTGGCAGAATTTACTGACAGCTCACAGCTTGGAGCTAGCAGAGCTTATCAACAACCTGGATGAGGAAGCTGCTGCAGACATCCGCAAG ATCACCATGCGTGTGATCCAGGGTGCCATAGCAGACATCAAAGCCATCCAGCCTTCTGCAGCTCAGGCTGTATTAGCCCTCTTGCCTCCAGGAGAGCAAGACTTTCCACTGCAGATGGAACCAGGGCAAGGATCAGGACAGGGAGCGAGTGCTCTCCTGGTGGGTCAGGAAAGACTGCACCAGGAAGGCAAGGCAGCCTTGCGTATCCTCAGCTCCACCAGGGAGGCTCTGAAGGAAGACATGGAGAAAGAGCTACAGGAGCAGAAGGCACTTAGGACACGCTGCAAAGATTTCTTCAG gtgtttgtgtttgtcccaGCTAACTCTGTCTGAAGATGACAGGCTAAAGATGAAACTGGAGTTTCAGAAATGTCTTTCTGTGATAGATCGCTGTCTGGTGATGCCACACGCTGTCGCCAGAACTAAACTTCTGTGTGCTCTGGCAGCTTGGAGGAAGGAGAGCGAGAAACAGATG atgaatcCACAATCCAAGGGGAAAACCAGTGAGGCCAGACAGAAAGCAGACACATCCGACCTGCAACTTTTCCAGAAAAAGCTTAAGGATAGGATTCAACTATATGAGAGGGAGAAGGAGATGGAGAGCAGTATAATGAGCAAG GTGTTGGAGGAGATGAAGCATGAGAGAGAAGATGATCTGCACTCTCAGGCAGACAGCCTGGCTGTGCAAATGGCTATCGTCCATTACCAGAAGGCTGAGAGGCGAGCCAAAGTTTTGGAGACCTGCAGAGCAATGCTGACTCTCCATAGCCTGCTTGTTCAACAGCTCAAAGAAAGGAAGCATTTGGAGAGACAAGACATGGCTCAGAGTATACAAAGCCACTGCTTG GGCCTAGAGGAAGCAGAGCAACAGCTTCAGGAGGAAAGAACAACGTTGGACAGCCTGCAAATGTCTCAGCCCACTATAAAGTCAAGTAAAACACATCAGGACGACTCTGGTGTGGGAGATGAGAACTGTGAGCAAGAAACCGTGTTTCAGTTGCAGACAGATTGCAGGATGGGGGCCATCCTTCAGGATGCACTTTATAAGCGTGAGAAGGTTACTTCACTGATGGCTGAGAG GTTTCACTTAATGACTGCCAAGAGTCAAAGCATGGAAGATTTAAAAGAACAAATGGAGCTCAAGAGACTGTATGCAAACTGTGACCAG GATCTGGACTTTGCATCTCAGCTGGTCAAGCGGTGTCATGTGTCTACCGAGGTTCTCCTGGAGGCCCTACGTCTCCTTCTCCCAACCCTGCCTGAAAGTGAACTCCTTTCAATCAGTGATGCCCTGTGCCCCAAGCAGCACCCTCCCTCAGGGTCTGCAGAACAGGAACACCCAGG GTGTGCTGAGGAGCTGAACAGAGTTCTTCCTGTGAAACTGAGAGAAGATGTGGTGCATAAAAATATGCTGAATATTCCAAGTTGTGCTTTGGATAAAGAGGG ACTCCAGGAAAAGAGGCAAAGTCTGATGGAAAAACTGCTCCCCAGGTCCGGTCTTGTGCTTCAAGGGGATACTGCACCGCTGCTGACTAAGGAGAAGGGAAAGAAGAACAGCTGTAGCAAAGCACAGCAGCCACTTTATAAATCTGGGCTGCCTGTTAAAGAGCAGCAGAGCGACAGTGGAAGAGAAGAAGTTGTGGACACGGTAAAGGAAGCAGAGGAACACACGCCTTCAGCCTCTGCTTGCTGTGCGCCGGGGAGCCCAGCAACCGGGGAAAAGCTGTTTGTTTTCCGGGATCCACCTGAATCATGTAACAGTGTAGATGTCCCAAATAGAAAAAGGAAGAGGAATTTCCTCAATCTGAAGAAAGGTTCAGTGGCCCCAACAAACCTACCTTGA